The proteins below are encoded in one region of Lycium ferocissimum isolate CSIRO_LF1 unplaced genomic scaffold, AGI_CSIRO_Lferr_CH_V1 ctg14238, whole genome shotgun sequence:
- the LOC132042238 gene encoding uncharacterized protein LOC132042238, whose protein sequence is MKDICEQFKITHRYSTGYRPQINGAVEAVHKNIKRILRKMIDNYKNWHVQLPYAFLGYRMTTRTSTGATPYRLVYGTEAVIPAEMEIPSLKIIQQAELNDAEWVRNRYDQLAMIDEKRMLAVSHGHLYRQRMSRAFNKRVRAQLFQIGQLVLKRVFPHQEEYKGKFAPNWQGPYMVRKVLSGGAVVLAYMDGQEWPKAINTDTLKRYYI, encoded by the coding sequence ATGAAGGACATCTGTGAGCAATTCAAGATAACCCACAGATACTCTACCGGCTACCGGCCACAGATAAATGGAGCTGTAGAAGCTGTCCACAAGAACATCAAAAGGATCTTGAGGAAAATGATTGACAATTACAAGAATTGGCATGTGCAGTTGCCTTATGCTTTCTTGGGGTATAGAATGACAACCCGAACTTCCACCGGGGCAACCCCATATCGCCTTGTCTATGGTACCGAAGCGGTCATACCCGCAGAAATGGAGATCCCTTCACTCAAGATCATCCAACAGGCAGAGCTAAATGATGCAGAATGGGTTAGAAATCGTTACGATCAACTAGCCATGATAGATGAAAAGAGAATGTTAGCGGTAAGCCACGGACACCTATACAGACAAAGAATGTCTCGAGCCTTCAACAAGCGGGTCAGAGCCCAACTTTTTCAAATTGGACAACTCGTGCTCAAGCGAGTCTTTCCTcaccaagaagaatacaaaggaaaatttgcGCCAAACTGGCAAGGGCCTTACATGGTCAGGAAAGTACTCTCAGGAGGAGCCGTAGTCCTAGCCTATATGGACGGACAAGAGTGGCCTAAAGCCATCAATACAGACACactcaagagatactacattTAG